In one Trichlorobacter lovleyi SZ genomic region, the following are encoded:
- a CDS encoding tetratricopeptide repeat protein, with protein MLRYLLCCVGLCLLAACGSVRPADSPEDGVASAHLHSGLGAYAQARLFWNEGNVEQALILTRQAQTADPVTPYPILLEAEILLKSGRVQDSLAAVDRAIKVAPDYRPSYLLGGSIMSTMGKTKEAAAYLRNAVRLEPGKEDAVLHLVTTLMQLFEYEESVTVLKSLIKVKPESAVGNYYLAKVYSQMKLYRESIGYYQKALELRPEFIQATIDMAISYEALGEYDKAIAAYKNALEDAENRAPLIQHLIQLFIQNRRYEDALTYLKKLDQMGLATAETNRKIGLIYLELEQYDDAIKVFSQMLETDPDAHQIRLYLGSAFEEKNELERAVVEFHKIPADAPVYPEAVGHLAFIYKELGRGDEAVRLLEQTIAANQDKLDLYLSLATLHDALQHPAEGLKLLQGVEARFADDPRFQFRMGILYDKLGKRPESIERMKKVVVLNPKDAQAHNFLGYTYAEMGINLEEALTHVKRALEIRPDDGFFIDSLGWVYYQMKRYDDAVRYLEKSVELVADDPTILEHLGDAHLARKEPKHALKYYKKARALDPRKKGLDEKIRRILRGELEEK; from the coding sequence ATGTTACGATACTTGCTTTGCTGTGTTGGTCTCTGTCTGCTTGCAGCCTGCGGTTCTGTTCGTCCTGCCGATTCTCCAGAGGATGGTGTCGCCTCTGCTCATCTCCATAGTGGACTGGGCGCCTATGCCCAAGCCCGTCTTTTCTGGAACGAAGGAAACGTTGAACAGGCCCTGATACTGACACGTCAGGCCCAAACCGCCGATCCTGTCACGCCCTATCCGATCCTGCTGGAAGCTGAAATATTGCTGAAATCAGGCCGTGTGCAAGACTCTCTGGCCGCTGTTGACCGTGCTATTAAGGTGGCACCTGATTATCGACCTTCCTATCTACTGGGCGGCAGTATCATGTCCACAATGGGTAAGACCAAGGAGGCCGCGGCCTACCTCCGGAATGCGGTCAGGCTTGAGCCGGGCAAGGAAGATGCCGTATTGCACCTGGTGACGACTCTGATGCAGCTTTTTGAATATGAAGAGTCGGTAACTGTGCTGAAATCATTGATTAAAGTTAAGCCGGAATCTGCCGTAGGTAATTACTATCTGGCCAAAGTCTACAGCCAGATGAAGTTGTACCGGGAATCAATCGGCTATTATCAGAAAGCGCTTGAACTGAGGCCGGAATTTATTCAGGCAACCATTGATATGGCTATTTCGTACGAGGCGCTCGGGGAGTATGACAAGGCGATTGCAGCATACAAAAATGCCCTTGAGGATGCAGAAAACCGGGCTCCTCTGATTCAACACCTGATTCAGCTGTTTATACAGAACAGGCGTTATGAGGATGCCTTGACCTATCTCAAGAAGCTGGATCAGATGGGTCTGGCAACAGCCGAGACCAATCGTAAAATCGGTTTGATCTATCTGGAGCTTGAACAGTACGATGATGCAATTAAAGTATTCTCTCAAATGCTGGAGACCGATCCGGATGCACACCAGATTCGGCTCTATCTGGGGAGTGCTTTTGAAGAAAAGAACGAGCTTGAGCGGGCTGTTGTAGAATTTCATAAAATTCCGGCCGATGCACCGGTTTATCCTGAAGCGGTTGGCCATTTGGCGTTCATCTATAAAGAACTGGGCAGAGGGGATGAGGCTGTCAGGCTGTTGGAGCAGACGATTGCCGCCAACCAGGACAAGCTTGATCTGTATCTCTCTCTGGCAACACTCCACGATGCTCTGCAGCATCCTGCAGAAGGTCTTAAGCTGCTGCAGGGGGTTGAGGCGCGCTTCGCCGATGATCCCAGGTTTCAGTTCAGAATGGGAATATTATACGACAAGCTTGGCAAACGTCCGGAATCCATCGAACGGATGAAAAAAGTTGTGGTGTTAAATCCCAAGGATGCCCAGGCTCACAACTTTCTTGGCTATACCTATGCTGAAATGGGAATCAACCTTGAAGAAGCGCTGACCCATGTCAAACGAGCCCTGGAAATCAGACCGGATGATGGTTTTTTCATTGATAGCCTGGGCTGGGTCTATTACCAGATGAAACGCTACGATGATGCTGTCCGGTATCTTGAAAAATCAGTTGAGCTGGTGGCTGATGACCCGACTATTCTTGAACATCTCGGGGATGCCCATCTTGCCCGCAAGGAACCGAAACATGCCCTGAAATACTACAAAAAGGCACGGGCTTTGGATCCCCGTAAAAAGGGTTTGGATGAAAAAATCAGGCGGATTCTGCGCGGAGAACTGGAAGAAAAATGA
- a CDS encoding SpoIIE family protein phosphatase — protein MTLNILHVTAIAAAYTGLLFLVAWYARRRFEQGRSLVNNPYVYSLSIAVYCTSWTFYGSVGKAATSGIDFLMIYLGPSLVAFSWFFILRRIIRISKENNVSSIADFISLRYGSSQLLGSLITLIAVLGIMPYIALQIKAVVTSFALVSGVTERTITLPGADSSVILPTGLTLAVILSIFGVIFGARRLPSTERHEGLIAAVAFESVVKLVSLVGVGVFVTWYLFDGFEDILFRFHTQYPLLFERLFTLNTTQGNDVIPSSTMLFLSMGAIILLPRQFHVLVIENADLRHISKAMWLFPTYLFLINLFIMPIALGGILQSGSNIGADYFVISVPLAAGNESMALLAFLGGLSAAAGMVMVESVAISTMLLNNLFMPVIVRITPKQWFPLLLINLKRVAIFLVVFLGYFYYQAVGDSFMLVNMGLISFLAAMQFLPALLGGLYWPKGNKIGAISGMALGFIIWSYTLLIPSFFAAVPDSPIMRDGLFGQALLKPTALFGLTGMDMWSHALFWSMLFNVGAYLVCSLLISQSDLEKEQVRRFIGKFETERRQVKSAAKRLSKPVTIPQFIGLMGKFIGPEEASQAMTSYLKGRMIDEEIMVPEFELPAMKRFVERTLAASVGAAAAGAIMDSYLSDMGSRMESVYDIFSTVRASLDQSREALYVRLKASEIINRTLDLQTIMDELLQLLLKEFRLDVALIQIRTSSDVPLSVQSYQGCDRRPINPEHWYLESDPYIKMAMIDQTTHFVNDIKNLQAIIDLSKTTSEGFVSFAHIPIYREGEESLGVLSVYSKSIIGLFTEEFVGLLTSLTGQLAQAARLASEMQAKERERREKEQALLANARVKRDMEIAEQIQLSLLPASPPVLFGIELAGRCYPAAHVGGDYYDFFKRDDHTIDLLIADVSGHSVGAALIMAEVRTLLRAHSSRAVSPSSILGVLNSQLYEDLTRAELFITMFYARYSAATGRLSYANAGHNKPLIHRQGEQSCIELDAEGLILGIKPSMIFEERSINLQQGDTLLFYTDGIPEATNRTGELLGTGQVCQHLTLQSTLPVDTIADSFFELVKEYSQSTTLQDDVSMVVMKIVA, from the coding sequence GTGACGCTGAACATCCTGCATGTTACCGCTATTGCAGCCGCCTATACCGGACTGCTGTTTCTGGTGGCCTGGTATGCACGCAGACGCTTTGAACAGGGCCGTAGTCTGGTCAACAACCCCTATGTCTACAGCCTCTCCATAGCGGTCTATTGTACATCCTGGACGTTCTACGGCAGCGTCGGCAAAGCTGCCACCAGCGGAATCGACTTTTTGATGATCTACCTTGGGCCATCGCTGGTCGCTTTTTCCTGGTTCTTTATCCTGCGACGCATTATCAGGATCAGCAAAGAAAACAATGTCTCCTCCATTGCCGATTTCATCAGTCTGCGGTATGGCAGCTCCCAGTTGCTTGGTTCCCTGATCACCCTGATAGCAGTACTGGGGATCATGCCGTATATTGCTTTGCAAATAAAGGCGGTGGTAACCTCCTTTGCACTGGTCAGCGGAGTTACTGAGCGAACTATCACCCTGCCCGGTGCGGATTCATCCGTAATACTCCCCACCGGTTTAACGCTGGCAGTCATACTCTCGATTTTCGGTGTGATCTTCGGTGCCCGGCGCCTCCCCTCAACTGAACGTCATGAAGGATTGATTGCCGCCGTCGCATTTGAGTCGGTGGTAAAGCTGGTCAGCCTGGTCGGGGTGGGAGTCTTTGTCACCTGGTATCTGTTTGACGGTTTTGAAGACATTTTATTCCGTTTTCACACCCAGTATCCGCTGTTGTTTGAACGCTTGTTTACCCTCAATACGACACAAGGCAACGATGTCATCCCTTCTTCAACCATGTTGTTCCTGTCCATGGGGGCGATCATCCTGCTACCGCGTCAGTTCCATGTGCTTGTCATAGAAAATGCTGATTTAAGACATATCAGCAAGGCAATGTGGCTCTTTCCCACCTACCTGTTCCTGATCAACCTGTTTATCATGCCGATCGCCCTGGGTGGTATCCTGCAAAGCGGCAGCAATATAGGTGCGGACTATTTTGTAATCAGTGTGCCTCTGGCCGCAGGGAATGAATCAATGGCACTACTGGCCTTCCTGGGGGGGCTGTCTGCTGCGGCCGGTATGGTCATGGTTGAATCCGTAGCCATTTCCACCATGCTGCTCAACAACCTGTTCATGCCGGTCATTGTCAGGATCACTCCCAAGCAATGGTTTCCACTGCTGCTGATCAACCTGAAGCGGGTAGCGATCTTTCTGGTGGTTTTTTTAGGTTACTTCTACTATCAGGCAGTTGGTGACTCCTTCATGCTGGTCAATATGGGACTAATCTCGTTTTTGGCGGCAATGCAGTTTTTGCCGGCCTTGCTGGGGGGATTATACTGGCCAAAAGGGAATAAAATAGGTGCCATATCCGGTATGGCGCTGGGCTTTATCATCTGGTCTTACACCCTGTTGATCCCGTCTTTCTTCGCTGCCGTACCGGACAGCCCGATTATGCGGGATGGCCTGTTCGGCCAGGCACTGCTGAAACCCACGGCCCTGTTTGGCCTGACCGGCATGGATATGTGGAGTCATGCGCTGTTCTGGAGCATGCTGTTCAATGTGGGCGCCTATCTGGTCTGTTCGCTGCTTATCTCGCAAAGTGACCTTGAAAAGGAGCAGGTCCGCCGTTTCATCGGCAAGTTTGAAACTGAACGGCGCCAGGTCAAAAGTGCTGCCAAACGCCTTTCAAAACCGGTTACCATCCCGCAGTTCATCGGTCTGATGGGTAAATTTATCGGACCCGAAGAGGCCTCACAGGCTATGACCAGCTACCTGAAGGGACGGATGATCGACGAGGAAATCATGGTTCCCGAATTTGAGCTGCCGGCCATGAAACGCTTTGTCGAGCGGACCCTGGCCGCTTCAGTGGGAGCGGCAGCAGCAGGCGCCATCATGGACAGTTATCTGTCCGATATGGGTAGCCGGATGGAGTCGGTCTACGATATTTTCAGCACCGTCAGGGCCTCCCTTGACCAGAGCCGTGAAGCATTATATGTCCGCCTCAAGGCCTCTGAGATCATCAACCGCACCCTTGACCTGCAGACAATCATGGATGAACTGCTGCAATTGCTGCTCAAGGAGTTCAGGCTTGACGTCGCCCTGATCCAGATCCGCACCAGCAGTGACGTGCCGCTGTCTGTGCAGAGCTACCAGGGCTGTGACCGCCGCCCCATCAATCCTGAACACTGGTATCTGGAGAGTGACCCCTACATCAAGATGGCAATGATCGACCAGACCACCCACTTCGTCAATGACATCAAAAACCTGCAAGCGATCATCGATCTCTCGAAGACGACATCTGAAGGTTTCGTCTCATTTGCGCATATTCCGATCTATCGCGAGGGTGAAGAGAGCCTGGGTGTGTTGTCGGTGTACTCAAAATCCATTATCGGTCTCTTTACGGAAGAATTTGTCGGCCTGCTGACCAGTCTGACCGGCCAGCTTGCGCAGGCTGCCCGCCTGGCCAGTGAAATGCAGGCCAAAGAGCGGGAGCGCCGGGAAAAGGAACAGGCCTTGCTGGCCAATGCACGGGTCAAGCGCGATATGGAGATTGCGGAACAGATCCAGCTTTCACTGTTGCCTGCCTCCCCGCCGGTTCTATTCGGGATTGAACTTGCCGGACGTTGCTATCCAGCAGCCCATGTCGGTGGTGATTACTATGATTTTTTCAAACGTGATGATCACACCATTGATCTTCTGATCGCCGATGTTTCCGGCCATAGTGTTGGGGCAGCCCTGATCATGGCTGAGGTGCGCACCCTGTTGCGCGCCCATTCCAGCCGGGCAGTCAGTCCCAGCAGCATCCTGGGTGTCCTTAACAGCCAACTCTACGAAGATCTGACCAGAGCGGAACTGTTCATCACCATGTTCTACGCCCGCTACAGCGCAGCCACCGGCCGCCTGTCCTATGCCAACGCCGGGCATAACAAACCGCTGATACACCGCCAGGGTGAGCAGAGTTGCATAGAGCTTGATGCAGAGGGATTGATTCTCGGTATCAAACCATCCATGATCTTTGAAGAGCGCTCCATAAATCTGCAGCAAGGCGACACGCTGCTCTTTTATACCGACGGCATTCCCGAGGCGACCAACCGCACCGGAGAACTGTTGGGAACCGGCCAGGTCTGTCAACACCTCACTCTGCAGAGCACCTTACCGGTGGACACAATTGCCGACTCGTTCTTTGAGCTGGTTAAAGAGTACAGTCAGAGTACAACCCTTCAGGATGATGTCTCAATGGTAGTTATGAAAATTGTCGCCTAA
- a CDS encoding STAS domain-containing protein — MNLKLEDNGQVVLLIVKEERLDAHNSEHLKQELGRLFGEGKARVVVDLKEVRFIDSSGLGALVSGFKNASARQAALKLSSLQSQVKSMFELTRLHRVFDIYTTVDEAIEAF; from the coding sequence ATGAATCTGAAGCTTGAAGACAACGGACAGGTGGTGCTGCTGATCGTCAAGGAGGAACGGCTCGATGCCCATAATTCTGAACATCTTAAACAGGAATTGGGCAGATTGTTCGGAGAGGGCAAGGCCAGGGTGGTGGTTGACCTGAAAGAAGTACGTTTTATCGACAGCTCAGGCTTGGGTGCGCTGGTATCAGGCTTCAAGAATGCTTCGGCCCGGCAGGCCGCCTTGAAACTTTCAAGCCTGCAGAGCCAGGTAAAATCGATGTTTGAGCTTACCAGACTGCACCGGGTATTTGACATCTACACCACCGTTGATGAGGCAATTGAGGCGTTCTGA
- the pgsA gene encoding CDP-diacylglycerol--glycerol-3-phosphate 3-phosphatidyltransferase, which yields MSQHHPILNPPNILTLFRVACIPLMVVLLFSPSREACFWAAWVFALASATDWFDGHLARRMGIETVFGKFLDPIADKLIVTAALIMILPFGRVPAWMVFVVLAREIVITGLRSIASSEGIVIQASDLGKYKTIFQLTAIIGLLLHYDYNWFFGIAHPLLTVNMHNAGMFFFWIAFVLTVWSGVDYLAKFVKVIAR from the coding sequence ATGTCCCAGCACCATCCCATTCTGAATCCCCCCAATATTCTGACCCTGTTCAGGGTCGCCTGCATCCCTTTGATGGTGGTTTTGCTGTTTTCACCTTCGCGGGAGGCCTGTTTCTGGGCTGCCTGGGTGTTTGCCCTTGCTTCTGCCACTGACTGGTTTGATGGCCATCTAGCCCGCAGGATGGGCATTGAAACCGTATTCGGCAAGTTTCTTGATCCGATAGCAGACAAGCTGATTGTGACTGCAGCGCTGATCATGATTCTGCCTTTTGGCCGGGTACCGGCATGGATGGTATTTGTTGTACTGGCACGGGAAATTGTGATTACCGGCCTGCGCAGCATCGCCTCTTCGGAAGGAATTGTGATCCAGGCCTCCGACCTGGGTAAGTATAAGACCATCTTTCAACTTACCGCGATCATTGGGCTTTTGTTGCATTATGACTATAACTGGTTTTTCGGTATTGCCCATCCGTTGTTGACGGTTAATATGCATAATGCCGGCATGTTTTTCTTCTGGATCGCCTTTGTTCTGACTGTTTGGTCAGGTGTTGACTATCTTGCAAAGTTCGTCAAGGTGATCGCCCGTTGA
- a CDS encoding peptide-binding protein, whose amino-acid sequence MTVKGGFRSFCLRATLPVVLWLLCAACTGSEAPPAKQNVSAAPPAYGDTLVEGTIGEASTLIPILASDSASHSVAGLIYNGLIKYDKNLKIVGDLAESYLVSSDGLTITFKLRRNVTWHDGKPFTSRDVLYTYRVIIDPKTPTAYSEDFKQVAAVAAPDAHTVVVRYARPYAPSLASWGVAVLPSHLLEGQDITRSPLARKPVGTGPFRFAEWVAGQKIVLEANKDYFEGRPYLDRYVFRLIPDTSTMYMELKAGGIDQMGLTPVQFARQTDSSRFKSAFNKYRYPSNGYLYLGYNLRHPTFKDTRVRRAITAAINKQELIQGVLFGMGQKANGPMIPGRWAHNPNVKDIAYDPAYARQLLAEAGWQAGPDGFLQKDGKPLRFTILTNQGNQQRLMTAQIIQQRLKQVGIDVRIRVVEWAAFLKEFIDKGNFEVVLLAWLTSQDPDMYDIWHSSKTKPGELNFIGYNNPEVDRLLEEGRSTFDIEKRKQAYYRIQDILAEEQPYTFLYVPDALPVVSSRIRGIEPAPAGIGHNLIRWYVPRMEQRY is encoded by the coding sequence ATGACCGTAAAGGGCGGGTTTCGAAGCTTCTGTCTGCGTGCCACCTTACCGGTTGTTCTCTGGCTGCTGTGTGCAGCCTGCACAGGTAGTGAGGCCCCTCCCGCCAAGCAGAACGTTTCTGCAGCACCACCGGCCTACGGCGACACGCTGGTTGAGGGTACCATTGGTGAAGCATCCACCCTGATCCCCATTCTTGCCTCTGACAGTGCCTCCCACAGCGTGGCAGGTCTGATCTACAACGGCCTGATAAAATACGACAAAAACCTCAAAATTGTCGGTGACCTTGCAGAATCATATCTGGTCTCATCCGATGGCCTGACCATTACCTTCAAGCTGCGTCGTAACGTCACCTGGCATGATGGCAAGCCGTTTACGTCACGTGATGTGCTCTATACCTACCGTGTCATTATTGATCCCAAAACCCCCACTGCCTATTCAGAAGACTTCAAACAGGTTGCTGCGGTTGCGGCACCGGATGCTCATACTGTGGTGGTACGTTATGCAAGGCCCTATGCGCCATCCCTTGCCTCGTGGGGCGTGGCGGTCCTGCCCAGCCATCTACTGGAAGGACAGGATATCACCAGGAGTCCACTGGCCCGCAAGCCTGTCGGCACCGGGCCGTTCCGTTTTGCAGAGTGGGTGGCTGGCCAGAAAATCGTGCTGGAGGCCAACAAGGACTACTTTGAAGGGCGTCCCTATCTTGATCGATACGTTTTTCGTTTGATTCCTGATACTTCCACCATGTATATGGAGCTGAAGGCTGGCGGCATTGATCAGATGGGGTTGACCCCGGTGCAATTTGCCAGGCAGACCGATTCGTCGCGTTTCAAATCTGCCTTTAACAAATATCGTTACCCGTCAAATGGCTACCTCTACCTTGGCTACAATCTGCGCCATCCGACGTTCAAAGATACACGTGTCCGTCGTGCCATAACCGCTGCCATCAACAAACAGGAACTGATCCAGGGGGTGCTGTTTGGCATGGGACAAAAGGCCAATGGTCCGATGATACCAGGCCGATGGGCGCATAACCCGAATGTGAAGGATATTGCCTATGACCCGGCCTATGCCCGGCAGCTGCTGGCAGAAGCGGGATGGCAGGCCGGACCGGACGGTTTTTTGCAAAAAGACGGCAAACCGCTGCGTTTTACCATCCTGACAAACCAGGGGAATCAGCAACGCTTGATGACAGCCCAGATTATTCAGCAACGCCTGAAACAGGTCGGAATTGATGTACGGATCAGGGTTGTGGAATGGGCTGCTTTCCTGAAAGAGTTTATTGACAAAGGTAATTTTGAGGTGGTGCTGCTGGCCTGGCTTACCTCACAGGATCCGGATATGTACGACATCTGGCATTCCAGCAAGACCAAACCAGGGGAGCTGAATTTTATCGGCTACAACAACCCTGAAGTGGACCGTCTGCTGGAAGAAGGGCGTAGCACCTTTGATATTGAAAAACGTAAACAGGCCTACTACCGGATTCAGGATATCCTGGCTGAGGAACAACCCTACACCTTCCTTTATGTGCCAGATGCGCTGCCGGTTGTTTCGTCTCGTATTCGCGGCATAGAGCCTGCCCCTGCTGGGATTGGGCATAATCTGATCAGGTGGTATGTGCCCAGGATGGAGCAGAGATATTGA
- a CDS encoding KamA family radical SAM protein — translation MPFQTVSLAELAHRFKFDETPLKPVADLYPYRISSYYAGLITAPHDPIWQQCVPSLLELVDTEQHPDPLDEERLSPVPGLIHRYPDRAVLLVSNRCATYCRFCMRKRRVGCAGGQPALSAALEYIAATPQLRDIILSGGDPLMLSDDELHEILLALRRIPHVEVIRIGSRMPVTAPARITPAFCRMLAEHHPLYLNTHFNHPQELTSEAAQACRLLASVGVPLGNQTVLLKGVNDDSPTMQALLTGLLRLQVRPYYLHQMDLVRGTAHFRTPLEHGRQLIGALRGKISGMAIPHFVIDLPGGKGKVPVLPDSLTRVGEAVWQVQTSSGETINYFDPVSVAQ, via the coding sequence ATGCCGTTTCAAACCGTATCCCTTGCTGAATTGGCCCATCGCTTCAAGTTTGATGAAACACCGCTTAAACCGGTTGCAGATCTCTATCCCTACCGTATCAGCAGCTATTACGCCGGCCTGATTACCGCCCCCCATGATCCGATCTGGCAACAGTGCGTGCCATCACTGCTGGAGCTTGTGGACACAGAGCAACATCCTGATCCATTGGATGAGGAACGCTTGAGTCCTGTGCCGGGCCTGATTCACCGCTACCCGGATCGGGCAGTCCTGCTGGTATCCAATCGCTGTGCTACCTATTGCCGTTTTTGCATGCGCAAGCGCAGAGTAGGCTGTGCAGGCGGCCAACCCGCTCTTTCAGCAGCACTGGAATATATTGCGGCGACCCCTCAGCTGCGGGATATCATCCTGTCGGGTGGCGATCCGTTGATGTTGTCAGATGATGAACTGCATGAGATCCTGTTGGCACTGCGCAGAATCCCTCATGTTGAAGTTATCAGGATCGGCAGCCGTATGCCGGTTACCGCACCCGCCCGGATTACTCCCGCATTCTGTCGCATGCTGGCAGAGCATCATCCCCTCTACCTGAATACCCATTTCAATCATCCACAAGAGTTGACTTCAGAGGCTGCACAGGCCTGCAGGCTGCTTGCCTCGGTAGGGGTGCCGCTGGGCAATCAGACGGTGTTGCTGAAAGGAGTGAATGACGACAGTCCGACCATGCAGGCACTGTTAACCGGGTTGTTGCGGCTGCAAGTCCGGCCATACTACCTGCATCAGATGGATCTGGTGCGCGGTACGGCTCACTTTCGGACGCCGCTTGAACACGGCCGACAGCTGATCGGGGCGCTCAGGGGAAAGATTTCTGGTATGGCGATCCCTCATTTTGTGATTGATCTGCCAGGAGGCAAAGGCAAGGTGCCTGTTCTGCCGGACAGTCTGACCAGAGTTGGAGAGGCGGTCTGGCAGGTACAGACAAGTTCCGGTGAAACTATCAACTATTTCGATCCTGTGAGCGTGGCTCAGTGA
- a CDS encoding ATP-binding protein has product MKNQIELQIKVPNQTRYLSLIGRISEELAAQLQNYSGDREALANQINVVLTEALVNAIRHANADNPDEEVEIRISVTDEELLLQVVDHGSGFNLAGITHSPVVAGDNLEDHGRGLYIMRSLMDSVEYRQVEGGNILEMRKRFH; this is encoded by the coding sequence ATGAAAAATCAGATCGAGCTGCAGATCAAAGTACCCAATCAGACCCGCTATCTGAGCCTGATCGGACGGATCAGTGAAGAGCTTGCCGCCCAGCTGCAGAACTATAGCGGCGACCGGGAGGCTTTGGCCAACCAGATTAACGTGGTACTGACCGAGGCCCTGGTCAACGCTATTCGTCATGCCAATGCCGATAATCCTGATGAAGAGGTGGAGATCAGGATTAGCGTCACAGATGAAGAACTGCTGTTACAGGTAGTTGATCATGGCAGCGGGTTTAATCTGGCAGGCATTACACATTCGCCCGTGGTTGCAGGAGATAACCTTGAGGATCATGGCAGGGGGCTGTACATTATGCGATCATTGATGGATTCCGTGGAATACCGTCAGGTTGAGGGCGGCAACATACTGGAAATGCGTAAACGTTTTCACTGA
- a CDS encoding lytic transglycosylase domain-containing protein: MSRLVDHICDRDMCCPCILSLLGLLFLSVTLFPAPSCADIYRYEDEEGVVHFTDAPTDKKFKIFMRDLRKDRQLRTRFRIAYGNPQEFEHLIASASAKYGVSASLIRAVIQAESGYNPQAVSRAGAGGLMQLMPGTAKHLKVADRFDPHQNVDGGVRYLKFLLDTFKGDVSLALAAYNAGLSKVAKYGGIPPYEETRTYVSRVLSYMR; encoded by the coding sequence ATGAGCCGACTTGTCGACCATATCTGTGACAGAGATATGTGCTGTCCCTGCATTTTGTCTCTGCTGGGCCTGTTGTTTCTGTCTGTCACACTCTTCCCTGCCCCTTCCTGTGCAGACATTTATCGCTATGAAGATGAAGAAGGGGTGGTGCATTTTACCGATGCACCGACTGACAAAAAATTCAAGATTTTCATGCGCGATCTGCGCAAGGATCGTCAATTGCGGACCCGTTTTCGCATCGCCTACGGTAATCCGCAGGAATTTGAGCACCTGATTGCATCTGCTTCAGCCAAGTACGGTGTCAGTGCCTCGCTGATCAGGGCGGTTATTCAGGCCGAATCAGGGTACAACCCCCAGGCGGTTTCCCGGGCCGGTGCCGGTGGCTTGATGCAGTTGATGCCCGGTACCGCAAAACACCTGAAGGTTGCTGACCGCTTTGATCCTCACCAGAATGTTGACGGCGGTGTTCGGTACCTGAAATTCTTGCTTGATACCTTTAAAGGTGATGTTTCACTGGCCCTTGCCGCCTACAATGCAGGACTTTCCAAAGTTGCCAAATACGGCGGTATTCCACCCTACGAAGAGACCCGAACCTATGTCAGCAGGGTTCTGTCATACATGAGATAA